The window gcaataaatggggaaacggggatacaatactcaaaataaccgattgggtcattacattcttcccttcttaaacaaacattcatcctcgaacgggtctagagtCATACCTGGCATCTCAAATAGTTATGGATATCTGTTCTAGATCTCCTGCTCAGTCTTCCAAGTACCCTCCTCgactagctgacctctccactgtactttcactgaagcgatattcttcaacctcaacttttgaacctgccgatccaaaatggccatcggctccacatcataagtcaaatccccatctaattGAACCttgttgaagtccaaaacatgatacAGATCACCGAAATACTTTCGgatcatggaaacatgaaacattggatgaacactcgatagactatgtggcaatgcaagcttgtaagccacctctccaattctctCAAGCACCTCCAAAGTGCCAATGTACCGatggctcaacttttccttcttcccgaacctcatatcactcttcatgggcgaaacgcggagcaataccttctccaccaccatgtaggcaacatcatgaacctttcgGTCaacgtaactcttctgcctagactgtgacGTGTGAAActaatcctgaatcaacttaaacTTTTCCAaaacatcctgaaccaagtcagtacccaatatcctagcctcacccggctcaaaccaaccaaccgaagatcgacactgcctcccatacaacgcctcatacggagccatctaaatactagattggtagctgttgttataagcaaacccTGCAAGCTGCAAAAACTAATCCCAATAACCCCCGGAATCCATGACACAAGTACGtagcatatcctcaaatatctgaatggtgctcGTACTTTCCTTCCGTCTGAGGGTGGATTTCTTTACTTAACTCAACACGTGTGCCTAACTCCTGCTGCATtgctctccaaaattgcgatgtgaACTGGGTGCCCTGATTTGAAATAATGGACATGAAAACaccgtgaaggcaaacaatcttGTGGATATAGATCTCATCCAACCACCTTGAAGActaggtagtcccaactggaatgaaatgtacaGACTTGGTCAactggtccacaatcacccaaatagaatcaaacttcttcaaattccatggaagcccaactacgaagtccatggtgatacgctcctatttccactctggaatctcaagcctctgaagcaaactgcccagcctctgatgctcgtacttcacctgctgacagttcaaacactgagctacaaaccccTTGATGTCGCCCAAGATTGTACTTCCACATATTCGGTTGTTTCTTTTCTACTCCTAAATCTTATGCTAATGTtataattgtaaagctaagaaacaatgtttttggtattgttgtttttcaggttataaaagatctagggttgtaactttcacctagttggttacctaacagattgagagctttagggcatatttggttggtcgggatacaatatagcaatcacacgcgatTACTTACTCTATACCtcttggtagtttgagtgattttgcccaatttgtctttctcaagtctaaatgggtatttcacaaaacaagtgataaattcTCAAGTCgagtcttactatctctagattcaaccctttaattagggctatcaatttcttgagttctcCCCACTttattgttagccaagtttttctagacttagtctctctttctcaagtagagactaagttaaTTAGGCATGACtaaatgtttgcaaccatcaattctcaaattcaagtaagaaataggctaaatatcatatacccaatcataaataagccctaaatcaatcacccattaagtacccatactagggttgggttacaaccccaCCTaggggtttagctactcatagaaagTGACGAAATTAAAGAAATaactaagataaaactcataatagatgattaagggaagaaaatctaatgttaaaatgataaactattacaaatttacccaaaacagtaaagaaaaacggctatctATTCTCAGGTGTTCTCTGCTtgacctaaatttgacaaaaagagctatttatacccagctgaaattatcggacaaaatttCCCCTGCAGAGATTCttcggccgcacaattatgtatgcggtccgcactttgacaTTAGCTTGACATGGTGGACTAATGCAGCCGCCCAATTCTGGGTTGCGGCCGCACTTTTTCAAATTCCGTGGTCCGCACGTTTGTGAGTGCGGTAACAATCTCGAATTTTAACTTTGACATACAagccttctgcggaccgcacatttctgagtgcagcCACACTtttgattctgcgaccgcacaataatGGTGAGGTCCGCACTTCTTCATGACCCTAGaatccatctctctgaacctcatcttctgcggtcgcacaataattgcgcggtccgcactttgcatagAAAATTTGTTAGAGGCTTCCTCATGTTCTGCagccgcactcaatattgtgcggtccatATTTTGTCCTTTTAGCTTTGTTTTGGTCCTTATCCAAAATTACttcttcttgagttgattttcatctcTTTGAATCATATTCCAACactcctgcaagaaagcacatttcatcagttttcgggaatacctttaagcaattttgagctaaaacaaaagtaaaagagtgcaagcaagtagtcaaaatccctacttatctctcccccaaacttaagttttttcttgtcctcaagTAAATAAGGTAactcccacctccacaagaaaagagctatTTCAGCTGGCTTAAAttgaatcaaacacacatcaattgggaccaacaattacccacaacacttatgaactatcaacaatgcaatgatttgactttttaagtacaatagttctaatgtgacactagagtatcaagagttgactttattcatcaaggaagctcgctctttcatgtaggtcattgtggatcccaaactcctcctcctctactctccctTAGGATATCTCACTTTAGGATGTAATACTCAATTcaaggattgtgaaaagttcgctcatctctttcaaaagaatgtcacaagtacggctctaagtaccatatgatttcccctcatgtaaatcactactaatgtaagctcacttgaCATGAAATCATGTAAGGctttttcgggatgtaatgaaggcttttggactaaggtaggattTGTTGGAATATCAtatttccttaagcactctattttctcttttttgctcatactttgtcgacttattgagtcattttctttttccttgggAAAACCAGAGAGACATaatgtcactctttcttggtcatgatattcattttctccttctttgtttaatccatgcctttcatccttgtttttctttgaatcccttcaactctttacTTTATTCAATTTCTTTTTGGCAATTTTtcattttgttctttctttcttttctttgcctttccttttcttcatttatttcctcttctttgtacctttatatcactttcaaactcctcgtctctcccccaaacttatgttttagccaattatttttcaagaatgccaaggatcgatcgggtgccaagagagggtcattacaaatGGGTAAAAGCTTCTAACATAGTTATTAAATGAAAAAGGACTTAGGATCAAATGGTTTGACTAGgaatatcacattggtaggctatggaagatttaAAATTGGATCAAGGAgggcctacaatcatttctcaaggcAAGCCatacttagaattttgcctagaaaattattcggggcaagttctacaCTATTAGCACGTGTACCTTGGACTTGCAACTAAATAAATCACCTCTCACGCTGCCGGATTGCTAAAGAGAATGGAGTCAAGGGCCCACAACAActaggtaaatgtgttggtaccaagtgaagcatgcttgtttttaaccataaggtcgtAGGTAAATgtattggtaccaagtgaagcatgcttgagaccattttattcattactattatTTTTACCTAAATAAAAAAATGGAattaatcccttaagaaggttgtcacgccatccatcgttgggaagagccacctggttcacacaaaactcacctttggaaagaactgtggaaTTAAGAGAACCAGAGGCTTATTGCTCACATAAACATAACAAGAAGCTAcgaaatcaaaaagaagctattaaagtaaataagaagttatgCTACTAAGAAAAACAAACTATAGAACCTATAAAATAAACTATTGAAAGTAagacaaatgaatatacaaaccgaggggaaatgaatatatacatcaagggaaagggaggaatatatacataacgTAAGAGagaataaagataaaagaaaaagagtattaaaggtattacaggccaatgtcaatGTCATAATAAACTatccaaaatagaccacccccctgAAAAACAATATAAGCATTGtgctcaatgcttaacaaaaataagaataGAGAGtgaagagaactccctatgtggtctcaatGTGTATGTCATCATCAGCACCCTCTGGATCCTCCAACTGGATTTCATCATCCTCCGGTCGGGGAATAATGGGGTGGCTAAACATCTGGAGCATCTCCTCAGTGGTATGGGCAGCAGGTcagctcttcagactggccagctgctgTCTCTGATGCCTGAAGTACTGCTTGAACTGCTGGTGCTGCTGGTGTTGTCTCCATCAGAAAGTCAATGGTAATATCCCTAGCTGATGCAAGCTTGGCTACCTCGGTGCTCAATCTTTCAACTGATTTCTTTGATGCCTGATATTTTcgcatcttcttcacctgtttgCCCAACTACTCAATAGCTCTCTGCTGCGCCACCAATGTATCCATGATAGTATTCTGTTTTTCCAGGATCTTCGTCaaagtttcctccactgacggaggtacCTGAAGTGCTGCTGGGGTAGAGGACTATGCtacaacaacactggatatgtcagacataTTTTAAGTAGTTGTCTGCATcctgttgttgagactcgccaatgtctgggggATTCGCAGCGTAATGAGTGGATATGTGAAAAAGGCAGGTACTAGCATTCATGTAGATGGTCTAGAAGGTGGATATGGTGGCATGCCAGTTGTCTCGGTGGAAGGACcggctgctgtggaaggcatggaAGTTGTAGAAGGCTCAACAGCTGAATCTGTAACCACCACAGTTGGCTCATCAAACTGGCCACCGGTGATAGTTGCCTTACCCTTCAACTTTGGGTTTCCCGGACCTTGTAAagagtaccatgagaagggcttttTAGCCCGCATCTTTTGATAAAAACTCCTCGGCTCCACCTTTGCATCCGTTAGGTATGTTGTGAGTGTGTTGGGATATGGATAGGAACTTTTACCTCTTTGGACCACCAACGAAATATTGGACGACATGCTAGCACACATATTTATTGGGAACCCAGCCATGATGGATGCCACCAAAATTGCTTGGGGGAAGGGAAGATTGTTTTCATTCTGGCTCGGGTCTAAGCGGTTGcacacaaaggtttgccaccaTTTTGCTTTAAAATTGACGGTGGCCCGATAAATGGGAACCCGGTGTGATCCAcagtggtggtggtcctggagctgCCAATGTATGTGCTAGCCAAGGGCGAACTGCATCACCCCTAGAGAGCTTTTCCAAGTACTGGATTAGTTCTAACTCCTCGAATCCCATGTACTGGTTCAGCGTGCACTGATCGAATCTAACTTTCAAATTCCGCACTTTGGTAACCTTGGTAcccttcttgatgtgtgccacattggcatagaattctcGTACCAAGTGCTCCTTGGCATCCTTgacactctgggtgaaccacatccacccctggCCCGGAAGTGTCTAAGGACATTTGGATTGTGAATATCTAAATCCTTAATTAagaactgtcgctcaagtgtgagcgatctctggggccaccactctctgAACCTTGAGAAGGCCTTCATACTCACAAACCGATCCTCCCATGCttccttcttcttcgacctctctggTCCACCCACTCGAGTGTCACCTCCTCTAGCATCATCtgggacatcatcatcatcatctatttCCACTATTAATGAAGGAGTAGGTGTAGAGGAGGCCTTTGAACCCTGACTACCGGCATCGAAACCCTCAAAAGAACTTGCTGAGGTAGAGGGTTTGTCCCGGAGTTGGTATCTCCCTGGTAAGTGTGATAGTTGGGACTGGGCCTCAGGTTGTTCTCCCATTGAGTGACCTTCGGAGGCTTCCCTAGACAGGACATATGAGCTTGATTCAGAAGGCTCTGTGACCCTACCTCTCCCCGGGTTTTGCATTTTTATCAAAGTTTTATTTTGCAATCCCAAAGGTTGAGTGCCTTTGCCctggcctcgggagggttcacctCTCCTTTTAGATGTATCTCATATACCTCGAGAAtgaaccattgtctgcaatatGAGGTACATAAGTTAGTTGGATCTCAAAATGATGTACACAGATGCATAACAGTTGCAGCAAAACAGACTACAGAACaggcagtgcggaccgcacaattttgagtgcgccTGCAGACtgccatgtgcggaccgcacaattttgatgTGAGGTCGCACatcctgaagtgcggaccgcacaattttgagtgcggccgcacaatcctAATTCCGGAACCCTGGTTCTCTGAAGTTCCAAAGTACGGTCGCACACTTTTTTCTGCAGAGCACACAATTTTGAGTGAGGTCCGCACTTTTCATGCAATATTTTATCCTTAAGTTTAAtatctgtggaccgcacaaatttgtgtgcggccgcacaatttgaaaTTACGTAGCACTGACTCTGTGTTTTGAAAGTTTTGCACAACTTAGACATGGTATTTTCAATTGAACATGATTAATGATCTACCTAGTCCCCATTGAACATATATGATCTTACCCACATGATTTTAAGCACATTTTACTAGCAATTGACATTTTAGGTCTAAAAATAACTCTACCACaaaagaacaaaaactaaaataaattgaaaaatccaaaGAAGTAATGAACATACCAGTTTTGAAGGATGCATGTAAGAATCTACACTGATGAAATGAAGGTAGATTATGAACTAATTGAATGTGCACTGTGTTTGCTTAGGGTTCAAGAACACAGAGTGTGTAAAATTGTGAATAGTGCATTGAggttctatttataggttgaccaagtcacccCAAACCTAaggtgagtgcggccgcacaattttgagtgcggactGCACTCTTTACCTGGACCTTGATGCaactctgcggtccgcacaaaagtgagtgcggccacaGAATTTGTGCGGACCATACAATTTTGTGCGCGGCCGCAGATTGGCTATGAATTTTGACATGCCAACTTCAGAGAACTTGTAATTTAGGTCttccagttgtgcgaccgcacacagaattgtgcggctgcatacTAATTTCTGCTGCTTCCTTTAgcattgtgcggtccgcacaattaatgtgcggtccgcacgtTTTCAACACTTAGCCAATTATGACATGGTCCCTACAATGCACATCCATTCCTGCATagacttcaaaactagttagcacaaaacaaagcctatctaatgaaaaagaaaaagaaaaagaaaaagacacatgggttgcctcccaagaagcgtctgatttaacgttacggcacgacgcagattaccagtcatttgaaatgaagaaccgccacgatgtggccatcatcaaccttgccaatATAGTGGTTTacccggtgcccattgactctaaacacctcatcttttttatttttcaagttcAAAGCACCAAAGAGggttacattcaccacttcaaaTGGGCCATTCtatttagacttcaactttcaCGGAAACATCTGTAACCGgaaattgaacaataacacaagatcaccttctttaaactccttgtttcggatgtacttgtcatggaggtacttcatcttgtcctagTATATGGACGAACCTAAATATTCATGGTACCGGAATTCATTAAGCTCATTCAATtatgccacccttaagttggcggcgacatccccttcaagattaagcttcttcaatgcctttttagccttgtgctcaagttccactggtaggtgacaagctttcccgaacactaaccgatacggagacataccaatcggtgttttgtaagccgtcatataagcccaaagagcatcatcaagtttctttgaccaatctgtcCGGTTGGCATTAacagtctttgacaaaatactcttgatctcccagtTGGAGACTTCGACTTGCCCACTttcttgaggatgatagggagtcgacaCTTGGTGAGTGACCCCATACattgtgagtaaggtatcaaaagctttgttacaaaaGTACGATCTCCCATCACTAATAATAGCCCTTGGAGTTCCAAAtctcgtgaagatgttctttttcaaaaatactACCACACTTCGAGCTTCGTTGTTGGGTAAAGTCacggcttcaacccactttgacacataatccacgactaccaatatgtaagtgttcccacaagagctcatGAATGGACCCATGATATCAATGCCCCACAtatcaaaaatgtcaatctccaagatggtgatGAGGGGCATCTAATtcttcttagaaatcccaccggccctttgacattcatcacaacgcttgacgagatcgctagcatccttgtaaagagtaggccaatagaatccacaactcaacacttttgttgcCGTTATATCTCCAatatggtgaccaccatatgttGAAGAGTGGAAAGACTCAAGAATTCccatttgttcctcctccggcacacattgtcgaatcacaccatcggtacaaattcGGAAGAGATActgctcatcccaataatagtcaaggaaATCCCGTTCGAGCTTATTCCTTTGGTTTGAATAGAACTCATTcagtacaataccactcacaagataattggctaagtcagcgaaccatggcatcccggtcattgaaatggctagaagttgctcgtcggggaaggaatcatttttctcaaggccgtcatgtggcctcccctcctcctccaaacgagacaagtggtccgccacttggtttcactacccttgcggtcttgaatctctagatcaaactctttcaatagaagcacccaccgcattaatCTTATTTTAGAatatttcttgctcatcaaatatcgaAGTGCTGCATAGTCGGTGTGTACAATCAAATTTGTACCCATCCAATaggggcggaacttctccatagcaaaaacaatagcaaggagctcttttttggtcactgtgtagttgaattaggcattattcatggtcttactagcatagtagactggatagaagattttgttgatacgtttccCCAAAACCGCTctgaccgccacatcacttgtGTCACACATgcgctcaaaaggcaagctccattCCGGTGCAGTGATAATAgaagtagtagtcaacttgaacttgagcaattcgaatgccttcatataatcctcgttgaaatggaacttggcatcgtTCTCCAACAGTTTACATAAGGGGTTCACCACcatagaaaagtccttgatgaatcggcgatagaaccctgCATGACACAAGAAGATCCTCACTCCCTTCACCGATGTAGGGGGATggagtttggagatcacctcaATTTTTTCCTTGTCGACCTCAaaaccatgctttgaaattttgtggccgaggactatgcctccttcgaccatgaagtgacatttctcccaattcaaaaccaagtttgtctcctcacatcttgGCAAGACCTTATCCAAATTGTTCAAACAATCATTGAAGGATTCCCAACCatagagaaatcatccataaagacctcaagaaaatcctccaccatgtcggtgaagacggccatcatacaccgttgaaaagtcatcggtgcattgcataacccaaatggcatctgcgagaatgcgaaagtaccatagggacaagtgaaagtatcTTCTCTTAGTCctcaggagcaataagaatttgattgtagtcggaatatccatcaaggaaacaataaaaagctcgtccggccaacctatcaagcatttgatcaagaaatggaagcggaaaatgatctttACGAGTGACTTTAttgagcttcctatagtccacgaaaactctccgcccggtgactgCTCTTGTGGGGATCAACTCGTTCTTCTCATTTGttaccacagtcatgccccctttcgtTGGGACACATTGCGtcggagaggtccacgagctatcggaaatggggtaaataaccccggcatccaaccattttatgatctccttcttcaccacctcttgcattgcttcatttaatcttctttgatgtttaatggaaggtttggcatcctcctccaaaataatcttgtgcatgcaaaaggcggggcttatacccctaATATCTGCCAGTGTCCATCCTATATCTTTCTTCCACTTTTGAAGTAtcgccaaagtagaatctacctgcacgttagtcaagcaagaggaaaaAATAACAACtaaagtagaacatgggccaagaaactcatacctgataTGTGAAGGAAATGGTTTTAACTCCAATGTGGAAGGCTCATTGATTGAGGgttttgttggaggagtcttccggttttcaagatctaaggacaattttcggggttcataagtatacaaccccattccttgtaatgcgtttacacattccacaaagctttccttctcatcatcatcatgctTAAGCAATACGACTTCCAAAGtgtcatcaacattcatcatgtcactaacatcatcaacaatcacctcggtcactaagtccacaaacgaacaaacttcattgctattcggttgcctcatggacttgcatacatggaaaaccaccttttcatcacccaccctgAAGGTGAGCTCA is drawn from Nicotiana tomentosiformis chromosome 12, ASM39032v3, whole genome shotgun sequence and contains these coding sequences:
- the LOC138902298 gene encoding uncharacterized protein, whose translation is MTGMPWFADLANYLVSGIVLNEFYSNQRNKLERDFLDYYWDEQYLFRICTDGVIRQCVPEEEQMGILESFHSSTYGGHHIGDITATKVLSCGFYWPTLYKDASDLVKRCDECQRAGGISKKN